Proteins co-encoded in one Syngnathoides biaculeatus isolate LvHL_M chromosome 22, ASM1980259v1, whole genome shotgun sequence genomic window:
- the LOC133496032 gene encoding serine protease 28-like translates to MTLTTMWALLLGVILTIQGDSQAQECGTAPLNSRIVGGVDAPAGAWPWQVSMHWRGVHVCGGNVIGREWVLTAAHCIPSLDPSPWLLYFGKQNQSTTSPNEVNRAVSQVIVHPEYDSFTRQNDVALMRLSSPLVFTDYIRPICVASRSSAFNNGTRCWATGWGRLSADEPLEAFERLQEVEIPVIGNRECACSYTLVENASIASNMLCAGEENRGTCQGDSGGPVQCRQGSTWILAGVASFGVPCARRFFPEVFARVSVYQDWITTGAAGANISFVTFASTGPDQDDNFVCRLAATSSAPLSRLSILLFLLCVQALQATL, encoded by the exons ATGACGCTGACGACAATGTGGGCTCTTCTGCTGGGTGTCATCCTCACGATTCAAG GCGACTCGCAAGCTCAGG AGTGCGGAACGGCACCACTAAACTCGAGGATAGTCGGAGGCGTGGATGCCCCGGCGGGCGCGTGGCCCTGGCAAGTCAGCATGCACTGGAGGGGGGTCCACGTATGCGGTGGGAACGTAATCGGCCGGGAATGGGTGCTCACGGCGGCCCACTGCATTCCCAG CCTTGACCCTAGTCCTTGGCTCCtgtactttggaaaacaaaatcagAGCACCACGAGTCCCAACGAGGTCAACCGCGCCGTCTCCCAGGTCATCGTCCACCCCGAGTACGACAGCTTCACCAGGCAAAACGACGTCGCGCTCATGAGGCTGAGCAGCCCCCTCGTTTTCACCGACTACATCCGACCCATCTGCGTGGCGAGCAGGTCCAGCGCTTTCAACAACGGCACCAGGTGCTGGGCCACTGGATGGGGCAGACTGTCAGCTGACG AGCCACTTGAGGCCTTCGAAAGGTTGCAAGAGGTTGAGATTCCAGTCATCGGAAACCGGGAATGCGCCTGCAGCTACACCCTGGTGGAAAACGCGAGCATCGCCAGCAATATGCTGTGCGCCGGGGAGGAGAACAGAGGAACATGCCAG ggtgACTCAGGCGGGCCGGTGCAATGTCGGCAAGGCTCGACGTGGATCCTGGCAGGCGTCGCCAGTTTTGGCGTACCTTGCGCCCGCAGGTTTTTCCCCGAGGTCTTTGCCCGCGTGTCGGTTTACCAGGACTGGATTACAACGGGAGCGGCGGGGGCCAATATTAGTTTCGTGACCTTCGCCTCGACCGGTCCCGACCAGGACGACAATTTCGTGTGCAGGCTCGCCGCAACCTCGTCGGCGCCTCTTTCTCGTCTTAGCATCTTGCTCTTCCTGTTGTGCGTTCAGGCTTTACAAGCGACTTTATAA
- the aldoab gene encoding aldolase a, fructose-bisphosphate, b isoform X2, whose amino-acid sequence MPHAYPFLTPEQKKELSDIAHKIVAPGKGILAADESTGSVAKRFQSINAENTEENRRLYRQLLFTADERATPCIGGVILFHETMYQKTDGGKPFPEHLKGRGMVVGIKVDKGVVPLAGTNGETTTQGLDGLYERCAQYKKDGADFAKWRCVLKITPTTPSRLAIIENANVLARYASICQMHGIVPIVEPEILPDGDHDLKRCQYVTEKVLAAVYKALSDHHVYLEGTLLKPNMVTAGHSCSMKYSNQEIAMATVTALRRTVPPAVPGITFLSGGQSEEEASVNLNAMNQCPLHRPWALTFSYGRALQASALKAWGGKKENGKACQEEFIKRALANSQACQGKYASTGSSAAGGESLFVANHAY is encoded by the exons ATGCCTCACGCGTATCCCTTCCTCACCCCTGAGCAGAAGAAGGAGCTCAGCGATATCGCTCACAAGATCGTCGCCCCCGGCAAGGGAATCCTAGCCGCAGATGAGTCTACCG GCAGCGTGGCCAAGCGCTTCCAGAGCATCAACGCCGAGAACACCGAGGAGAACAGGAGGCTGTACCGCCAGCTCCTCTTCACCGCCGACGAGCGCGCCACCCCCTGCATCGGCGGCGTCATCCTCTTCCACGAGACCATGTACCAGAAGACCGACGGCGGCAAACCCTTCCCCGAGCACCTCAAGGGGAGAGGCATGGTGGTGGGCATCAAGGTGGACAAAGGCGTCGTCCCCCTCGCCGGAACCAACGGCGAGACCACCACTCAGG GTCTGGATGGACTGTACGAGCGCTGCGCCCAGTACAAGAAGGACGGTGCCGACTTTGCCAAATGGCGTTGCGTGCTGAAGATCACCCCCACCACTCCCTCAAGACTGGCCATCATTGAGAACGCCAACGTCCTGGCCCGCTATGCCAGCATCTGCCAGATG CACGGCATCGTGCCCATCGTGGAGCCCGAGATCCTCCCCGATGGCGACCACGACCTGAAACGCTGCCAGTACGTCACCGAGAAGGTCCTGGCCGCCGTTTACAAGGCTCTGTCCGACCACCACGTCTACCTGGAGGGCACCCTGCTCAAGCCCAACATGGTTACCGCCGGCCACTCCTGCTCCATGAAGTACAGCAACCAGGAGATCGCCATGGCGACCGTTACCGCCCTCCGCCGCACCGTGCCCCCTGCGGTCCCTG GCATCACCTTCCTGTCCGGCGGTCAGAGTGAGGAGGAGGCTTCCGTGAACCTGAACGCCATGAACCAGTGCCCCCTGCACAGGCCCTGGGCCTTGACCTTCTCGTACGGACGGGCCCTGCAGGCGTCCGCCCTCAAGGCCTGGGGTGGCAAGAAGGAGAACGGAAAGGCGTGCCAGGAGGAGTTTATCAAGAGAGCTCTG GCCAACAGCCAGGCATGCCAGGGAAAATACGCTTCCACCGGAAGCAGCGCCGCCGGCGGAGAGTCTCTGTTTGTGGCCAATCACGCTTACTAA